The following nucleotide sequence is from Mytilus trossulus isolate FHL-02 chromosome 9, PNRI_Mtr1.1.1.hap1, whole genome shotgun sequence.
gtataaatttgtttaggggccagctgaaggacgcctccgggtgcgggaatttctcgctacattgaagacctgttggtgaccttctgctgttgtttttttatttgtcgggttgttgtctctttgacacattccccatttccattctcaattttatctaagATCTGATGTCAACAAACCTCGATTAAAGAGCCTAACTTTTTAGCAAtgtcaaaattcaaaagaacATCAATTCGAAAGAGgcacatacattgtatatcttACAACATGAATAGTATACGCAcggaatattttcaaattgttctaAAAGTGTGAAGAACAAAATATCAGTCACATGTATCCAATTGTACGGATACTAGTAGGTATTCCTCattactattttatatttttgggtCCTTTGGAGGTAAGTTCAAACCCTGAGTCAACTCTGACAACACAGTACCAAATGAAACTATTCAGTAAATAGCAACGGAATTCCTACATTTTTTCTTACaaactaaacaatttgtatgaTTTGACATTATGCACGTCTTTCAATAGTATATTTGAATATACACAACACGTTCGCAGTATATATCAACAGAAAAATTCACACAAAGAAAGTAGAATCAACAGAAAAGAACAATTGAACGTGTAcgaaaattaaaagttattttttatatataattgccTTTGTATCCCTCAATAATAATTATGCTTAGTGAGAAATGAACGAAGGAGTAACCTATTAAAGTAttaagtaaacatatttttttatctacttttctttttagtccttttcaatttgtttttctactgtttttatttttgaaaacatgtCGCATGTAAACTGATTGATCTGCAGCTTATCCCCCGACCCGCCTCCCTTAAGGTTTACATTTACACACTAAAGTATAAGATATTTATGTCCAACCCTTAAATTGGAAAGcataaaattgtcaaacattGTTTTAGTGTCGCTACACTcggtgatatttttttaaattttattgaacaaCATCCCTTTAAAATCCAGGATCCGCGCATAAACACAAGAATACTTTTGAACTGTACAGAGGTATCCAGATTATAGTacagttaaaaaagatatatatcgTACCCATGCTATGTGTTAACTTTTAAGATTGagcaattaaaatatataaacaaaaattactaCTTAATAGTAAGAATGcctgaaaaaacaaaacaaaacttcaaaatgatttttaagtataaaaataaacttcaGTTATTCGATTTAAACAGATGTCTATTTAATCATCCTCGTGAATCATTGGTCGGTTTGcttctacaaaataaataacgAATGGAAACTTTGATTTAGATCTTATAAACACACATAGGTGAGAAAAATAAGTCTCAAATCTTGTGAAAGTGTGTCCTGTACCGTCAGGTTAAATTAATAATCATGGATCATACatcttcaaaataaaacagcatGGAAAACTATCCAAATAAGTACAATTAAGCTGCTCGCATGCTAAATTTTTGATTTGGTAAGTCATTGATGTGGAAATCTATATCCATTGATAGATATGGACGTACatgtagatacatgtacaatgtatctatagttgataatttggGAAACTAGGttaattgtgttataatttAGGTCTTGAGGCAAGCACTATGAATGAAATATCAGCTGAAGGAAAGGGCACTAGAAACTCTTCAACTACACCAACATTTATTACTGAAAGTTCTGCAGGTTTGTACATGTTTAAATAGGTAATGCCCATAATGATTAAAACGTTCTATAGGCCTATAGGTAGTAAtttcaaaatgcatttttaaaacaataattatagaAAATTAGTTTGCTATTGTCTTCTGGCGACCTTTCTCTTTTTGGCTCGTTTTTCTACAAGCAAAAGGTTTCAATCAACCAATATCGggttgtttttaaaacttttttttttagatatacatgtaaataacacAAGAGTGACACATAATGTTCGGAAATGCATACAGTCAAGAAATACTAATTCAACGCATACAGATTattttatgacgtcacaattacgtcataatATACCTGTACCgttttcacaaaaacgatgCAAAAAACAGTTTCCCATCGTTATATCCATTTTTGAAACATCGTGCGCTGCCAAGAAACAATATAATGGTTTAAAAGAAGCTTCATTATAATATAACCTAATATAAAGTTTTTTGGGGTGCACACATACTTttcaaatctaaaatatactcaaaatttttttgaaaaaaaagtttatttccagttttgggagaaaaaaataatttgtttttgacccccgaaaatcaaatagTTGTTGCATACTGCCCCTAGTTTTTACTTGATTTTGTTAGTATGTTCGTTTGATTTAGTTAAGCTATTTCATTGACCATCAGTATTGTATAGTGTGACtttctatgttttaatgttacaCTTCTGTTTCAGTTTAGAGTAAAggtatgtatataaaaaaaacaaatagtatGTGTCTGTTAAAGAGCTGAAACTCACTGCATTTGCTTGCACCTGTGTTTTTAAAGTCGGGAATCTGTTGTTCGGTGATTGCggtttgttggtgtggttcataatTTGTTTCTCGAACTCCCACTGGAAAACGAGGGTATATTGGCAATAGAAATATTGCAACGGGCAAATTCTGAACCCCACAATAATCAAGTTGCAAGGGTTCTGGACATGTCTAGAGCATCCTCTTAACATGAATACTATGAAAACCATCATGACCCGACACTGCTGCGTACTTGTACATCATACACAGTCAAACGGAGGGCCCACTTTGGGTATTACTGTGGGTAGGGAAATACCGAAATGATCATATTTCTATTACCTGCTGACCATTTTACAGTAGTTACAGTTCAAAAATATACACGTCAAAGGTTTGAACTCTTTCAATAATTGTAGATAATGCAAATGATGAATACGTAGAGAGGAGTACACAAAGCAATGTTAATCAGAAAACAGGAAGCGGAACAGGTACATAATATATTCTCTGTACTCTATTCTATATATGTACTCTGAGGTCAATTCATAAAGTTGTCAAATATGACgaaaaggagtaagttcggcaTGGGCCTTATTCGGCTCAAATATTAAGTTCATAGTATCAAGTTGATGAAAAGACCGGTAAatgtaagggacgacatcaaaagttcaatgtaggataaaaaaaattaattcacatagtttctTCACTGACCCCCTACCctcctcttaacttaatttggaaaaaattaTTGACCAATAGCCTAGGGATATATGTATAATCGATGTTGGATTTACatgttaacaaaacttgcagcaatgttgaTCCCccaccccaaactatttgatttaagttttttttttttttttatcctacatcgaacttttgatgtcgtccctaaggaagtgaaacaaaatcatttcagtcatttgttttaatacagTTTTCACATTCACATCCCAAATGGACcacaaataaagattttatttacagcttacacatttttctgaattttaaccaaatttagaATTATTAACTATAGCGTGCATGTTTCGATAGGTAGAATTAATAAGACCtcccgaataagactatttaccgggtctGGAATAACATGAGaaacatgacgggtgccaccTGTGGAAcaacttacccttccggagcccCTGAAATCACGCCAGTTTTTTTATGGGGTTCGTTTTGCTTAGTCTTGAGTTTCTATGTTGGGTCTTCTGTAATAttatttgactgtccctctggtatcattcGCCCCTCTTTAAAGTCGGTTTGGTAAGTTGTTACAAGGAGACTCTGAATACAAATCGTTGGTTATTATAACAAAGTTAGTTAAATAGATCTTTTTGTCTACAAAATCGCATGCGCTTCATGTTTTTAATGATACACATCgattaacatttttgttttgttgttgctgAAAATGGGACCCTGATATGGCTTTCCCCAACCTCCTTAATTTAAAGGAGTGATAAACACTTGTTACACCTATTCTAATGTTAACTCACCTTTTGTATATATGTACTTTCCATACTATTGGTAAAAGTATAAACTATAATTCCAATGGACGAACCTCTTCGGCGTGATCATATTaatgtacttttataaattgttatttggataaaGAGTTGTCGTATTGGCACTtgtatcacatcttcctatatctacatctTTAAAAACGTTCTCAACTTGGAGGATGATCCTGAAAATAagactatatataaaaaagaagatgtggtatgattgccaatgagacaactgtccactagagaccaaaatgacacagacattaacaactataggtcactagCCAATATTAAAGGCgttcattttcaaacaaaagtTATGTACAATcaattgaacaattttacaaaatataacaatatacaatttaaaatatgaaacaaaaacatgtgTTCCTATAACACAAACTACTtgttaatatattgaaatgatTAAGAAAGgtaaaacattttagaaaaatcttctttttaaaacTGCGGtgcaatttattttacagaattaAGCCACAGTGAATTATATGCTCCATTAGCAGGTGGACTGGTATTATTTCTGTCTTTATTCGTTGGATTCAATATTTGGATAAGTCGAAAATGCCGAACTGTGAATTTTAAAAACGAAGAGGAATTTCTGAGAGTAAATACTTCAAGCAGTGCCCCCATTTCAAATACAGGCACAAATTATCCTCAAGTTGAAAACCATGTGTCGGTATATGAGATGATAAATGAAAACGAGATGATACAAtagttactgtggattcattattattcgttggataccaattttcgtggatttcgtgggcacagtcaaaccacgaaattaaacattcaacgaatgataatttttctattggtttgtatgcagacttcagcaaaaccacgaaattaaatatccacgcaTATGGaagtttttcttaatccacgaaaattggtacccacgaaaataaatgaatccacagtatcaaaggtaccaggattataatttagtacgccagacgcgcgtttcgtctacataagactcatcagtgacgctcatatcaaataattataaagccaaacaattacaaagttgaagagcattgaggatccaaaattccaaaaggttgtgccaaaaacggctaaggtaatctatgcctgggataagaaaatccttagtttttagaaaaattcaaagttttgtaacaggaaatttatcaaaatgaccacattattgatattcatgtcaacaccgaagtgttgactactgggctggtgataccctcgcgaacgaaacgtccaccagcagtggcatcgacccagtggtgtaaatagttatcaaaaagaTACAAGATCCTGTTGACTTGAGTATGCTTAACAAAACCGAATCAACCAGTGTAAGCAGCTGTTCCCGAACAAGTGAATCATCATCTGCCTCAAATCGATCATACTTGGAAGTTGTAGAttatagttttatttcaaattcctATGAAACATTACAGTGTAATAGATATTCAGACACTGTTCATATTTATAATACCACTGTTGCACAATTGGAATGTAAATTAGAGTCTTCAAGCATTGAGTCATCAACATTTCCTTCGTACAAGTTATCTCCTGAAATAAAACAGGAGGTTGTGACCACTGTCCCCAATCATCAAAGTCAATTACTGTTACCTACAAATGCCAACAAAAATGCTGCCAATGATGCTAGTCTAAAATCAGACACGAAGGAATGTGGAGATCAGAACACACCAGCTAGATTGGTGAAAATCGATTGTTTGGTGGTTCAAGACATTCCTAAATCAACCAATGCACCTAGTGTTTCACCATCCACATCTAATCCCGATAATTCTAACCCTTCTATTGAGCTTCCAAGGAGTACAAATCCAAGAAATGCAATGAGTACACTTCTGTAATACAAATTATGGAAATTCGTGGGTACatacatacaaatattttaaattcttctgaatttaaatttaccttttgtaaataaacttatcatagataccaggactatattttttatatacgcgcgttttgtctacaaaagactcatcggtgacgctcaaatcccaaaaatataaaaaggccaaataaagtacgaagttgaagagcattgaggaccaaaatcgaatatattcaatttgatattgttgttcagacaaatgttttttttcttcaaaatatttttggtaTATCAAAATGGTTTGCGAATAGTAGCATTACGTCATACAAATAACCGTATTTATTTACCGTCATCAGCTGGTTTCTGTTCACCATAATCAGCTGGTATTTGTTCACCATAATCAGCTGGTATTTGTTCACCATAATCAGCTGGTATTTGTTCACCATAATCAGCTGGTATTTGTTCACCATAATCAGCTGGTAGTTTCAATCGTCCAAAAGTGTAGCGACTACATCATCAGGTATATAGAGATCCACAGATAATAGTGATAATTTGTCATGCTTTGTTATATACCTATTATACTTCACATTTGCGTATATAAGTATCAACAAGTTGAAAGGAAATCTATTATTTTGATTCACTCATTAGTATATCTTTTctgatatttataattcaaaaatgaGTATTGTTCCAATAAAGACTTCACATAAAATTTGTCACTCGTTATACATGTCTGTTTATCAAGAGACTATACTTACACCAGCCAAGTTGTTTGTCATTATCAGctaaattaagaattttgaccagattttttaaaactttttcctGATACTTAAAAAACCTAAACAGACACTCAAATTTGGCTATTACAAATAACATGAGAAATAAGTCAATAATTgcaagaggggcgaaagatatcagTTGTAGTTACAacattaggaacatatccgcTACTGTCTATGAAACGGATATTTAATTCTACAACAGTCAAcaactcgtgatgacgtccgtaaaattaacgaaggaAGGTTTTCAACTTCACCATCTGGAACTCTTGATATAataacttccttgtgagcagtaaccctctaccAATGCAATTTTGATAGGAAAACAAACCtgggaatatcgtatcagtTGGAAGGTTTATACTTTGTAAGAAGGCGCAGCTGGAATGTTACATATAAACAGAAAAAGTTCTCATTTGGGGGGGCTGAAATCAtcattgtgttttgttttcaccctcattgtcaatttctagatatacATGTAAGCTATATCTGCGGGGAGAACATATCTATCACGAAAGTAGGATTTTGCAACACGTGAGTCTTTAAAGATTGTTGTAACATGGCTATTGATAGggccattcagtttcttaattctgatttgtatcaacgaacTCACAGCCTTAATGTATTCGGAAAGATTATATACGTGTTTTTCTCTTGTTTAACCCATTGCCGTCATGGCATAATCCTCGAATGAATCCATCAGTACCTTGAAGTTACCACCTATGGACAAAACAAACCTCGAGAGTCAACACACAGTGTTAACATAAGTCTAAACCGTAGAGCAGCTCTAAATCATTCCGTTTCAAAGAACATGTGAACTAATCAAACAGAGACAATTACATATCAAAGACCCACATAATTCCCCATAAAGCAAAGAAAACTAGGTGGAGAGAACCACTGATGGGATGTACGTATTAACATGTGGTGGTAAAAAACCTCATCAACGGTTTGAAACAAGTTGGATTTAATTTCAATCTTAATCCTGTTCTCATTAAAATACAACAGCATATTTAAAAGTTACATACAAGAACATTCAAGATTGTGTAACCCCATTCCAACTGATTTATGGATTGTAATGTATTCTTACATATCTGTTGATTcagtctctttttttttgttgttttttgttgttgtttgtgtaACTTTGTTGTTTAAACTCATATATGTCAAAATTAAAACTCATCAGTCGAACTTAAACATGTAATGATGTATGGTATTTGTGAAATGACCTCATTACAGTATCATGGATTGTTTGGATGTAATTTCAAACCCATTTTTCAATGACTCTACAtggactcaaaattaaattggtgtaacTTTATTGTAAACAAGGAAAGTCTACAAAATAAGCACAGAATAAACTTTTgtcttgtatataaaaaaaagttggtaaaaaaactgacaatttaGGCGCAATTTGGGTaactacaaatttattttcatgacccAAAAAAGAGTACAAAACTAAAGGCAATAAAATGTTTTGCCACACATAGCATGATAGGAGCACAGATGTATATTTAGCATATATATGTAATTGATATACCATGATTTGTGATTAGTttgtgcaaataaaatatttgtatttgtatttgtattaataGTAATTCTTTAAAGGTGCAATACCACCAAACCATGATACaccacatccggttgcatacgaaagtaggtctaaaaaaatattcccttgaatttgacagttgtagaaaattaaccctgcatttcaatgcacttaaatttttctgagtcataaacatgtatgttgggtgtctgaaagcatcattctttttttatttgatggtcttataaaatattttggaaagttaaggttacatagttaccaaagcaggtaaccagtaaataacctGGTAAAAATTtggttgtttacttccggtgcaggttactttcttatatgcaatgaaatgtagtgtgaaatttccactgtagcactggaaaggattaaactttattcatgcaaagtatttctttggttgaaataaaggtaaatttggggccctttatagcttgttgttcggtgtgagccaaggctccgtgttgaaggccgtactttaacctataatggtttaatttttaaattgttatttggatggagagttgtctcattggcactcacaccacatcttcctatatctaaatactgtacattttttttaaaagtgccaatttaacaaagactaatggggaaaaatcaatggtggtattacacctatttagGGAAACAACACGTGCACTCGTGACCttattgtactttcatttttaaaaatgattacTAAATTAGTTCATACGTTGTAAAAATGGACTATTCCGAATGGATTGAGACACAGAAAGCACGTTTGAGGGAAAATTGCATTGAAATGGGGGTTTACGGATGTTTGCTAAGTCAAATGGGTGGACAGACAAGGCTTTATTCAGTGTATAGTATTAGGTTTCATTgggacagaaaaaaaagaacctTGTATGGTCACAGATTTGCATACATGCTGCACACTGAGAAATTTGACCTATCAGATGAATTTGATGTGTCTCATCTTTGTCATCAGAAGAGATGCATTAACCCTGAGCACTTGTCTTTCGAGCCGCCTCATATTAACCAAGACCGCGAAGTTTGTCGTGGTACACATCCAACAAGGTGTCGAAAACACAAATCCTACCAAGACTGTTTGATTTAAAATGGTAAAACAATAATGGTTTAAAAGAGAAgtcctattttttttcatatgatatgatttatgaaataaacttttgaatCAACATACATATATTACATTGAGACTTTTCTTATACCTTGCCATGCAAATCACCATTTTACGTAAGCCTCtgtgtcaaattttaaatcacccttacagttttgtttatacaacatgtgatttttcatttcagtgTTAACCATGATGTGACAagcattctgttgaaaaatcttatatgtGAACCGGTCTGCAGATGACACTTTAGCATTGAGGTATATATCAactaatgtcattttttttttggccgcAAAAGTTTTACAATTTGCCATTGTGCCGTCTGTATTTTGCACCGACAAAATATCATCTCAACACTTGCCTTGGATTTATACATATCAGAATCCAGTCTcacatacttaaattttataattcttaccaatttatttttttactcgcattcaaagggacataacccttttttaaaccattttgatgtattttttattactctttctcctcattttctaatgtaaaatacaagaaGGTGGACCTTTTTTGGTGTAAAACTATTAGAAATATACtgcaataaataaatgaaatgactTTGATATCAGTAACAATAATTTGTTGACTGAAAGGGAACCGTTATTTGTCACACTCGGGGAACAGACCAAAATCTCAAGTTACACATAAGGGCTTATAGAAACTTCGGTGGAgactgttaacatttatagagacagttctttcagctaaaacactttaattattgatttGACATTACATGTCTTTCATTTCTTTTgggaaaataattacatttgttttattttttaggcaaaagatatcaagttttgatgaaaaaagaaGGAAGAaggaaaaatggaccaaaaacagaccaaaacagaccttcaaatgaactctaaaaggtgcaataaaattgtatatcatcttaaagttgtcttttgtatcctatttaattgtttgaatgctTAGACCATGAGTATATGATCAGATATAAGTcaacactgcattttataatgatacactgaAATAAGGATTTTTTGAAGAAATTAGACTGAAATCGCCGTAGGATATGGCCTTACATTATAgtgattttctctgaaactatagatctgactgagacaaaacttggcagttatgcttgaaataacttgcaattggagggaaaaaaattacattaagtttatttgacattaaGGTGTTCTTTTAAAAGTCCTGAAAGTGACtagttcttatatatataaatgtctggtGTATAGAAACGAGATTTTGGCTTcttaattataacatatttaaatactAGTAACTGTATGCTGTATTCATTGTTGTAACATTGTAATGCACTGTAATATGGGCCTTTgccaattattgtaattgtgtttgtgccaataaaatatttgtatttgtatataaaaaaacattttttttttatatcagttgaaatcatacatattttaatttgggatcctttaaacttcaatatggactaatttgaaaacaggtatCAGGTGAATCCACATATTTCTATTCAGCAGAAGTCTCTAACTACATATCTCCTTAATTTTATATGACAGTAAgtcctacaaaaatattgaaaatgtgtacatttatttttttttgtagcttttctcatgtgaaagcagtacctttttggtcactatttatgtgttgcgtctaaataagaattgtaacactttatagtgactgaacatgataaacaaatactTCTAAAGAAACCGAAAATGAAGACAACTTGAAACAGCACCAGCCATgccagtatacatgtatgtatgaataaaaattcagatcagaatagcatggacaatacaggggcagatccagccctTTTTAAAAAGGGGCCTTcgcaacccaggacaaaggggggagGGGTCCAACTACtatatgtccctattcaaatgcattgattggccaaaaaaagggggtgggtTCCGACccctggaaccccccccccccctttcaaTTTCAATGCAATTTGTTAGTTCTATGTCCTTGTGAATATATCGAgaggaaagttatcaataattctGCAGGTAATGCAATTTTGTCAagagttttgtacattttctgttaaaattttcatacaatcagtgaaacatttaaacaggctaaactaaatttttattactgaaagtGTCAAACAATGACAAGTGTTTTATTTACCACTCATGTGTTTTTGTGAGAAAAATAATCATGTGCAATATTTGGAATTAAAGGGAAAGAAGATCCTTTTGCCTCGCACTGACAcatgtcaattgtgaatatatacttaacaaaaatatttctttatcttGGTACTCACATCGACATTATCAAGAAGTACATATCATaggaaaatacacaaattacaaataaaatatttaaaatgccCTATTTTGAGTGCATCTCCTGCCAAATCAGTATTTGTTGcgtctatatatatgtactaGATGAgtaattttttgaagaaaaacccaaaattaaaaaaaaaataccccaaTAGTGTTGTACtataaccccaaaatcaattctaatcttccttttgtgtatTGAACCTCCTAGTGAAATTTCATGGAGATCCATTAACTTATACTCAATttaagttattgtctgaaaccaaatgtgtcttcttGAAAACAACTATGACATGATTAAGCATTACTCGAAAGCAAATTTTTGACATGCTtgtatttctcaattttattttgctgtcATATAAGAACTTGAATAGTAAGCGGTATCatgtaatacaaaaaaaatatatgcaagaaatgacataaaactgACTCTGAATTTAACAGTACATGATATTGATGTAGAACTCACAAACTGGAGatgatcagaaatacaaatgatttttattagaGTCAGATTTTTATTACCGAAGCCCTTCAGcgatatatattaaaattatttagtttatcataacaaattgATTGCCAAATACGGCCTTAATAATAATTATCACCTAAAAAATACTGTGTACAGACTGACATGTGTGGTTTGGGAAGTTTTTAAGgttttaagatatataaaagttaaatttattttgcatatctgGAAGATAAAATCGTTTTTGGTAAAGAtctggattcaaaatatttttttggtcctATGCTTGAACggattttttattcatcattttttaaatcagaattttttttcaggaaaaacAGCATAACCCTTATGCCTTTTCGAGTTCTATTTTTGTTCCCTTAACATTTTCTATCTGAACTTTATTTTAGACATAAACAATACGTTAATGTTGCCTTCGAcattcgttctgaacatgcatgaaatatttgccactaaaCAACAAACAACCAATCAGTACATAGGACATTGTCTTAGtataaagctggcatttaaggtagcgcCTTCTTCATATTATGCCAGCTATGCTGGCACTTATGGTAGAAGCATCGTTTTGggacaaagaacgataactctttctagacgacccatctgaaaagtttcgtcactctcgttaaatctcgtacgattattttttttaatggctgcCAAAATTCTCGTTCTATCGCGATCTTGTAAAAACAGGCAGAACGGAACACATTCGATGTTAAATACGacataaattttgatttgttaaaacaaacaaagaattGTGAAATTTTGTAACTTGCgtagtttatttaaattttattgtaccaCGGAAATTACCGAAGTTAGGACAACAACATCTGACGCCATGTTTCGTCTGCTTCAACATTCCATTATCAGTGAGGTCAAAACAAATTACCTAAATAATCACAGGTACTGCATTTAAAAGTCACAAATTCATAGTAAACGATTACATATTTAGTGTAAAAGTTCTGTCCAGTCATGGGAACACAGTGAAAAACTCTGCAAGCAATAcatttcggattttttttataatgggcATGCGGGGTAAACTCCGGTGCACTGGTTGTGGTTGACCATGACTACTTATGTTCACCTGCCACATAATCCCCCGTATCAAAGAAGAGGGATAATGACCGTTGGTTATACTGTTGAATGTGATCACGGTAAGTCATGAAACCCACAGACTAATTCAAAACTTATGATTAACAGTACCCCCCTCATAATTCATAATC
It contains:
- the LOC134684426 gene encoding uncharacterized protein LOC134684426, with translation MNEISAEGKGTRNSSTTPTFITESSADNANDEYVERSTQSNVNQKTGSGTELSHSELYAPLAGGLVLFLSLFVGFNIWISRKCRTVNFKNEEEFLRVNTSSSAPISNTGTNYPQVENHVSVYEMINENEMIQ